In Methanosarcina siciliae T4/M, one genomic interval encodes:
- a CDS encoding TCP-1/cpn60 chaperonin family protein, with translation MASELKTPGSTSPESQDGMAKLARTIRDKILIDEPVKEEKLIDQLERAAIEIDELLGSSLGPRGMNKIIVNPVGDIFVTSDGKVILKEMDVLHPIVTSLKKLAESMDKACGDGTKTAVIFASNLIKNAVRLIRAGVHPTIIIEGYELAMQKTYEMLQYSIKQASEEDIRTTIMCSATGKGIEGHQAQIVTDIVLKVISHLSEKQAGRLDLNRNVKILKKKGGPEITAIEGLIMDENPAREDMPKSYQNPAVLITNYDLKIKSGYLNPQHNLKMDSVQTALLFEERKKQMCGEISRKIIDSGANVLFSEGDIDPYIETLLRDSNILAFKKLKMKDLEKLAEATGTTLMAQPDEIHPCDLGKADSIKLEKKNGENFVFITVKDKAIATILIREPVKYGLDKVEEAVDDALNNAAFLRKNREIVNGGGAIEFELAHMVRLFAATQTGKRQLAVQAYAEALEKIPVILARNMGMNETDAMAQMRNSYTKGVEARIDLSRKVTDSGPEVYDSATVKKLAIIAGTETARNVLRIDEIVPKK, from the coding sequence ATGGCAAGCGAACTGAAAACACCGGGAAGCACGAGCCCTGAAAGCCAGGACGGAATGGCAAAACTGGCGCGGACTATAAGGGATAAGATCCTAATTGACGAGCCGGTAAAGGAAGAGAAGCTGATCGACCAGCTTGAAAGGGCAGCGATAGAAATTGACGAGCTACTGGGCTCATCCCTCGGCCCGAGAGGGATGAACAAGATAATAGTAAACCCGGTGGGAGATATTTTCGTTACGAGCGACGGGAAAGTCATCTTAAAGGAAATGGATGTGCTTCACCCGATCGTGACCTCTCTCAAAAAGCTTGCTGAATCAATGGACAAAGCCTGCGGAGACGGCACAAAAACGGCAGTCATTTTTGCAAGCAACCTGATTAAAAACGCAGTCAGATTGATCAGGGCAGGAGTGCACCCGACAATTATTATTGAAGGGTATGAACTTGCCATGCAAAAAACGTATGAAATGCTGCAGTACAGCATAAAGCAGGCATCGGAAGAGGATATCCGCACGACCATAATGTGTTCGGCAACAGGGAAGGGGATTGAAGGGCACCAGGCACAGATTGTTACGGATATTGTCCTGAAAGTGATAAGCCACCTTTCCGAAAAACAGGCAGGAAGGCTAGACCTTAACAGGAACGTCAAGATCCTGAAAAAGAAGGGGGGGCCGGAAATCACTGCAATCGAAGGCCTGATCATGGACGAAAACCCGGCAAGAGAAGATATGCCAAAAAGCTACCAGAACCCGGCGGTCCTGATCACGAATTACGACCTCAAGATAAAAAGCGGATACTTAAACCCCCAGCACAACCTCAAAATGGATTCCGTGCAGACTGCGCTCCTTTTTGAAGAGAGGAAAAAGCAGATGTGCGGGGAAATTTCCCGGAAGATAATTGATTCGGGAGCAAATGTCCTCTTTTCCGAAGGAGATATTGATCCCTATATCGAAACCCTGCTCAGGGACAGCAATATTCTGGCTTTCAAGAAGCTGAAGATGAAAGACCTGGAAAAGCTTGCGGAAGCCACAGGTACGACCCTGATGGCACAGCCGGACGAGATTCACCCCTGCGACCTCGGAAAAGCAGACAGTATAAAACTTGAAAAGAAAAACGGGGAAAACTTCGTTTTCATTACCGTGAAAGACAAGGCTATCGCCACCATTCTGATAAGGGAGCCTGTGAAATACGGGCTTGACAAGGTGGAAGAGGCTGTTGATGATGCACTGAACAATGCGGCTTTCCTCCGGAAAAACAGGGAAATAGTGAACGGAGGAGGGGCAATTGAGTTTGAGCTTGCGCATATGGTCAGGCTCTTTGCGGCAACGCAGACCGGGAAGAGACAACTGGCGGTCCAGGCATATGCCGAGGCCCTCGAAAAAATTCCTGTGATACTTGCCAGAAATATGGGAATGAACGAAACCGATGCGATGGCGCAGATGAGAAATTCGTATACAAAAGGGGTTGAGGCAAGGATAGACCTCTCAAGAAAGGTAACGGATAGCGGACCTGAAGTATACGATTCGGCAACGGTAAAGAAACTCGCAATAATTGCGGGTACGGAAACGGCAAGAAACGTACTCAGGATAGATGAGATAGTGCCTAAGAAGTAA
- a CDS encoding CobW family GTP-binding protein — translation MKCMIIGGFLGSGKTTTIRKLVEYLGARGHRTAIIVNEIGEVGIDGDTISGGEVETREITSGCICCTLRISMEHTLRSLMLSYSPDTIIIEPTGIAFPRQIKSNIESMNIPEISFTPIVNLVDPSRLSPKVEDLQNFVRNQIEDAEILAINKVDLIGQEKLLETCLLLRKVNQRARIIHFSARQGGESLEKLFGLIGVNNQDKTARRVRNSVKTRNSIEARNSIEMSGVSAYSTEFEITSQEIPLETAVSVSGQILDSIRNRITQLNPEFTGHIKVSFAHKENFVKGSVTSAHEKPEIEILKKEKNSCSRLKILSAVTSVPREELIRTVDTTASGQLKDRQLSYIKVEKSNHGYNQVPISSIKQRNF, via the coding sequence ATGAAATGTATGATAATCGGAGGCTTCCTGGGAAGCGGAAAAACGACAACAATAAGAAAACTTGTCGAGTACCTTGGGGCCCGGGGACATCGAACGGCAATCATTGTCAATGAAATAGGAGAAGTAGGAATCGACGGGGACACTATCTCGGGAGGGGAAGTGGAAACCCGGGAAATTACAAGCGGATGCATTTGCTGTACCCTGAGGATCAGTATGGAGCATACCCTGAGAAGCCTTATGCTCTCCTATAGTCCGGATACTATTATAATAGAGCCCACAGGGATAGCCTTCCCAAGACAGATAAAAAGCAATATCGAAAGCATGAATATTCCGGAGATTAGTTTTACTCCGATCGTAAATCTTGTAGACCCCTCCCGTCTGAGCCCGAAAGTAGAAGACCTGCAGAATTTTGTCCGAAACCAGATAGAAGACGCCGAGATCCTGGCCATAAACAAAGTAGACCTCATAGGGCAGGAAAAACTTCTGGAGACCTGCCTGCTCCTACGAAAAGTGAACCAGAGAGCAAGGATTATTCATTTTTCAGCCAGGCAGGGAGGAGAATCCCTGGAAAAACTTTTCGGGCTGATCGGGGTAAACAATCAGGATAAAACTGCCCGCAGAGTGAGAAATTCAGTAAAAACAAGGAATTCAATTGAGGCAAGAAACTCCATTGAAATGTCCGGAGTTTCGGCATACTCAACCGAATTTGAAATTACTTCACAGGAGATACCTCTTGAAACGGCGGTCTCTGTTTCGGGGCAAATCCTGGACAGCATAAGAAATAGGATAACACAACTGAACCCTGAATTTACAGGACATATCAAAGTTTCCTTTGCACACAAAGAGAATTTTGTAAAGGGAAGCGTGACTTCAGCACATGAAAAACCCGAGATTGAAATCCTCAAAAAAGAAAAGAATTCCTGCTCAAGGCTAAAGATACTCTCTGCGGTGACATCCGTGCCCAGGGAAGAACTTATCAGAACTGTGGACACAACGGCAAGTGGGCAGCTGAAAGACAGACAGCTTTCATATATAAAGGTGGAAAAAAGCAATCACGGCTACAACCAGGTTCCGATTAGCTCCATTAAGCAGAGAAACTTCTGA
- the mtaC gene encoding methanol--corrinoid protein MtaC → MLDLTLEDIDGILVRYNVALEKEMTPDEAAEELYPKDELIYPIAKAIYEGEEDDVVDALKAAIDAGKKPIDLINDSLMVGMGVVSQLYDEGIIFLPNVMMSADAMLNGIEFCKSQTTEVPEPKGKVVCHVAEGDVHDIGKNIVAALLRAAGYEVTDLGRDVPVDEVIATVEKEKPMMLTGTALMTTTMYAFKEINDKLLEKGIKMPFACGGGAVNQDFVAQYDLGVYGEEASDAVKIADAIVESGDDIEKLREEFHKH, encoded by the coding sequence ATGTTGGATTTGACACTGGAAGACATCGATGGCATATTAGTACGCTATAACGTCGCCCTCGAAAAGGAAATGACCCCTGACGAAGCAGCAGAAGAGCTTTACCCGAAGGACGAACTCATCTATCCAATTGCAAAAGCAATCTATGAAGGAGAAGAAGACGACGTTGTTGATGCCCTCAAAGCTGCAATTGATGCAGGCAAGAAACCAATTGACCTTATCAACGATTCCCTCATGGTAGGCATGGGTGTTGTATCCCAGCTCTACGACGAAGGTATCATTTTCCTCCCCAATGTTATGATGTCTGCAGACGCAATGCTGAATGGTATTGAATTCTGCAAATCCCAGACCACCGAAGTACCCGAGCCTAAGGGCAAGGTCGTCTGCCATGTTGCAGAAGGTGACGTCCACGACATCGGAAAGAATATTGTTGCTGCCCTCCTGAGAGCTGCCGGTTATGAAGTAACTGACCTTGGCAGAGATGTCCCTGTTGATGAAGTCATCGCAACTGTTGAGAAAGAAAAACCAATGATGCTGACAGGTACTGCTCTCATGACAACCACCATGTACGCATTCAAGGAGATCAACGACAAGCTCCTTGAAAAGGGAATAAAAATGCCCTTTGCATGTGGTGGCGGTGCTGTGAACCAGGACTTCGTTGCTCAGTATGACCTCGGAGTTTATGGTGAAGAAGCTTCAGACGCTGTGAAGATTGCTGACGCAATCGTTGAAAGCGGAGACGACATCGAGAAATTAAGAGAGGAATTCCACAAGCACTAA
- the mtaB gene encoding methanol--corrinoid protein co-methyltransferase MtaB: MVKKYTSMAYAKADDMLFGNSKFPVKAGLGLEIGAGYTTPELNYAPRPQAGKSKEKLIKEYERITTDAMARMVQIGAPSIVLETEHVEQMSNNPEWGGAVAHAQKTIMEEYHDEYGIKCALRHTIGDIREDRDYLQLRGDKYTTFMEAFEQCAQNGADLLSVESMGGKEVFDYSILRNDTAGILFGIGVLGSMDMEMVWSDIADIAKKNGVVAAGDTDCAQANTAMFIAGGLLDKNLAHTIAIVARAISAARSLCAYEAGATGPGKDCGYENTIIKSISGVPIAQEGKTSTCAHSDLMGNLTMQCCDLWSNESVEYHGEFGGTTVQCWSETLAYDCAMMNTSLKLGKAKDLRDILALSDKYRDPQGYVLAYDNAYKVGEAIAKTGDNNYLRSKAAAIECCNIVEEGINSGKLKLTRFETNALAKVKTDLEALTDDADKFMSDNLTKFKQEVAVFKTENYGL; the protein is encoded by the coding sequence ATGGTAAAAAAATACACTTCAATGGCTTACGCTAAAGCAGATGACATGCTTTTCGGGAACTCAAAATTCCCGGTAAAGGCAGGGCTTGGCCTCGAGATCGGTGCCGGATACACAACTCCCGAACTGAACTACGCCCCGAGACCTCAGGCAGGCAAGTCCAAAGAAAAACTCATAAAGGAATACGAAAGGATCACCACCGACGCAATGGCAAGAATGGTCCAGATCGGTGCCCCCTCCATCGTACTCGAAACCGAACATGTCGAACAGATGTCCAACAATCCAGAGTGGGGAGGCGCTGTTGCACATGCCCAGAAGACCATCATGGAAGAATACCACGATGAATACGGTATAAAGTGCGCCCTCCGTCACACTATCGGTGACATCCGTGAAGACCGTGACTACCTCCAGCTCAGAGGAGACAAGTACACCACCTTTATGGAAGCCTTCGAACAGTGCGCCCAGAACGGTGCAGACCTGCTTTCCGTTGAGTCAATGGGTGGTAAGGAAGTATTCGACTACTCCATCCTCAGGAACGACACTGCAGGTATCCTCTTCGGTATCGGTGTGCTCGGCAGCATGGATATGGAAATGGTCTGGTCCGACATTGCAGACATCGCAAAGAAGAACGGCGTAGTTGCAGCCGGTGACACAGACTGTGCCCAGGCAAACACTGCAATGTTCATCGCAGGCGGTCTCCTTGACAAGAACCTTGCCCACACCATCGCAATCGTTGCAAGGGCAATCTCTGCAGCAAGGTCTCTCTGTGCATATGAAGCAGGTGCAACCGGCCCTGGAAAGGACTGCGGATACGAAAACACGATCATAAAGTCCATCTCAGGTGTCCCGATTGCTCAGGAAGGTAAGACCTCTACCTGCGCCCACTCCGACCTGATGGGTAACCTGACCATGCAGTGCTGTGACCTCTGGTCCAACGAGTCCGTTGAATACCACGGTGAATTCGGCGGTACCACCGTTCAGTGCTGGTCCGAGACTCTTGCATACGACTGTGCCATGATGAACACTTCTCTGAAACTCGGCAAAGCAAAGGACCTCAGGGACATCCTCGCCCTCTCTGACAAATACAGAGACCCACAGGGCTATGTCCTCGCCTATGACAACGCCTACAAGGTAGGAGAAGCAATTGCAAAGACCGGAGACAACAACTACCTCCGTTCAAAGGCCGCTGCAATCGAGTGCTGTAACATTGTAGAAGAAGGCATCAACTCCGGAAAGCTGAAGCTCACAAGGTTCGAAACCAATGCTCTTGCAAAGGTTAAAACCGACCTTGAAGCCCTTACCGACGATGCTGACAAGTTCATGAGTGACAACCTGACCAAATTCAAACAGGAAGTTGCGGTTTTCAAGACCGAAAACTACGGGCTCTAA